The Arachis ipaensis cultivar K30076 chromosome B07, Araip1.1, whole genome shotgun sequence genome includes a window with the following:
- the LOC107605935 gene encoding uncharacterized protein LOC107605935 has product MMECNRDEAIRAKEIAERKFSEREYVGAKKLALKALNLYPALEDLPQFLQTIEIFISAENKISGEMDWYGILGVSPFADEETVRKQYRKLALSLHPDKNKCLGAEGAFKLVSEAWSLLSDKTKRLEYNQKRSSKGFQHNTSNHVASQSDTPSSNGYYNFKKDNTKAGNSNSRRSSSSVPPTHRRAETFWTICNRCRTHYEYLRIYLNHTLLCPNCNEAFVAVERGPPPNVFKSPNWSSRQQHQGSRHQSGSNNSNYQWSSQSRMAGFGSTDGSSSVAAQAASVVQQASEKVRRDGAPSIAEWERSQQSKRNDGSYYNSKKRKTDDFHVNGYQGYTANQGQVNLESERHYGFSGMTGGKPYSTRELSMYELRNMLMDKSRTEIRKKLQEWKSIAEAKIANKRQKSPVTGKTNGNGNRHVEVGSFKDPSDDTIKNAVYVTINVPDPDFHNFDLDRAENSFDEDQVWAAYDDDDGMPRYYAKIHKVISTKPFRMRISWLNSRSNSELGPMDWIGSGFYKTLGDFRTGKHEITESLNSFSHQVKWSKGNRGVVRIFPGKGEVWALYRNWSHDWNEHTPDDVIHKYDMVEVLDDFTEEQGVIVTPLVKVSGFRTVFKRHPDADQQKRIPKEELFRFSHQVPNYLLTGQEAENAPKDCRELDPAATPLDLLQIVSGDANRASLDNNA; this is encoded by the coding sequence ATGATGGAGTGCAACAGGGATGAGGCAATTAGGGCCAAAGAAATAGCAGAGAGGAAATTTTCTGAAAGGGAATATGTTGGTGCAAAGAAGTTGGCTCTCAAGGCTCTAAATCTGTATCCGGCATTGGAGGATCTTCCCCAGTTTTTGCAAACAATTGAAATTTTTATCTCTGCTGAGAATAAAATTAGTGGAGAAATGGATTGGTATGGTATACTTGGTGTGAGCCCTTTTGCCGACGAAGAGACTGTTAGAAAGCAATACAGGAAGCTGGCTCTCTCTCTCCACCCCGACAAAAACAAGTGTTTAGGTGCAGAGGGTGCATTCAAGCTGGTTTCCGAGGCATGGAGTTTGCTATCAGACAAGACCAAGAGACTAGAATATAATCAAAAgaggagttcaaaaggttttcAACATAACACTTCAAACCATGTTGCATCTCAATCAGATACACCTAGTTCAAATGGTTATTATAATTTCAAGAAGGATAACACGAAAGCTGGAAATAGTAACTCTCGGAGATCTTCATCTTCAGTTCCACCTACACACAGAAGAGCTGAAACCTTTTGGACTATCTGCAATCGATGCAGGACACATTATGAATATCTGAGGATTTATTTGAATCATACCCTTTTGTGTCCCAATTGCAATGAAGCTTTTGTAGCTGTGGAGAGGGGTCCACCTCCCAATGTCTTTAAGTCACCAAATTGGTCTTCTCGACAACAGCATCAGGGTTCTCGACATCAATCTGGAAGTAATAACTCGAACTATCAGTGGAGTTCTCAATCGAGAATGGCTGGTTTTGGTAGCACAGATGGATCATCTTCCGTTGCTGCACAAGCTGCTAGTGTTGTGCAACAGGCAAGTGAGAAGGTGAGAAGAGACGGAGCACCATCAATTGCTGAATGGGAGAGGAGTCAACAGTCTAAAAGGAATGATGGTTCTTATTATaattcaaagaagaggaagaCTGATGATTTTCATGTTAATGGTTATCAAGGATACACGGCAAATCAAGGTCAGGTAAACTTGGAATCCGAAAGGCATTATGGTTTTTCAGGTATGACTGGCGGCAAGCCTTACAGCACAAGAGAATTGTCGATGTATGAATTAAGAAACATGTTGATGGATAAGTCACGGACTGAAATCCGTAAGAAACTACAAGAATGGAAATCAATAGCCGAAGCTAAGATTGccaataagagacagaaaagccCAGTTACTGGCAAAACCAATGGTAATGGTAATAGGCATGTTGAAGTTGGTTCTTTCAAAGACCCATCTGATGATACAATTAAGAACGCAGTCTATGTTACAATCAATGTTCCGGACCCTGATTTTCACAACTTTGACTTGGATAGAGCTGAAAATTCTTTTGACGAGGACCAGGTTTGGGCTGCGTATGACGATGATGATGGAATGCCTCGATATTATGCCAAGATTCACAAGGTGATCTCTACAAAGCCATTCAGAATGCGGATCAGTTGGCTTAACTCTCGTAGCAACAGTGAATTGGGCCCCATGGACTGGATAGGGTCTGGTTTCTACAAAACTCTTGGGGATTTCAGAACCGGCAAGCATGAAATAACTGAATCACTGAACTCATTCTCACACCAGGTTAAGTGGAGCAAAGGGAACAGAGGAGTTGTCCGAATCTTTCCTGGAAAAGGCGAAGTCTGGGCTCTTTATAGAAACTGGTCTCATGATTGGAATGAACACACCCCGGATGATGTGATACACAAGTATGATATGGTGGAGGTGCTCGACGATTTCACCGAGGAGCAAGGCGTCATAGTTACCCCCCTTGTCAAGGTTTCCGGTTTCAGGACCGTGTTTAAGAGGCACCCGGACGCCGATCAGCAAAAGAGGATTCCCAAAGAGGAGTTGTTTCGATTTTCACATCAGGTTCCTAACTACTTGCTCACCGGCCAAGAAGCTGAGAACGCCCCAAAGGATTGTCGAGAGTTGGATCCAGCTGCCACTCCATTAGACCTCCTTCAGATAGTATCTGGTGATGCCAACAGAGCATCACTAGATAACAATGCTTAG